A single window of Neisseria sp. KEM232 DNA harbors:
- a CDS encoding L-lactate permease: protein MALFLSIFPIVLLIWLMVKKNSVPSYIALPATALLIYVLQISYFDNPFVLLNANVAAGLVATLTPITVIFGAIMFNRMMETTGCIDVIRKWLATISPNPVAQLMIIGWSFAFMIEGASGFGTPAAIAAPILMSLGFNPLRVAIFTLVMNSVPVSFGAVGTPTWFGFGQLDLPHEDILAIGRQTGIIHFVAGFIIPLIGLSFIVSWQEIRKNLGFIYIAILSCTIPYVILAQVNEEFPSLVAGAIGLLVSVFAANHGWGLSKEHAKDPNAEKVSAGQVAKALAPLGMLIGMLVVTRIKQIGLKGLMTSTEPWFSFSLPFGLSDITVTQSLTFVFGNIFGTGVTEKYQTLYVPAWIPFVITVWICILLYKTKFKDAWSFYVATFNQTKKPLLALMGALIMVKLMMVGGDNSMVKTIGKEFAGMAGQHWVYFSSYLGAIGAFFSGSNTVSNLTFGAIQQQIAVDTGLSVTLILALQSVGGAMGNMVCINNIIAVCSVLNVNNAEGAIIKKTVVPMFIYGIIAAVMAVIVMPLLPL, encoded by the coding sequence ATGGCTTTATTTTTAAGCATTTTCCCCATCGTGCTGCTTATCTGGCTGATGGTGAAGAAAAACAGCGTTCCTTCGTATATCGCCCTGCCGGCCACTGCGCTGCTGATTTACGTTTTGCAAATCAGTTATTTCGACAACCCGTTCGTCCTGCTCAACGCCAACGTGGCCGCCGGCCTTGTCGCTACGCTGACGCCGATTACCGTGATTTTCGGCGCGATTATGTTCAACCGCATGATGGAAACCACCGGCTGCATCGACGTCATCCGCAAATGGCTGGCCACCATCAGCCCCAACCCCGTCGCCCAGCTGATGATTATCGGCTGGTCGTTTGCCTTTATGATTGAAGGCGCATCGGGCTTCGGCACGCCCGCCGCCATCGCCGCCCCGATTCTGATGAGCCTCGGCTTCAATCCGCTGCGCGTCGCCATCTTCACGCTGGTGATGAACTCCGTGCCCGTGTCCTTCGGCGCGGTCGGCACGCCCACATGGTTCGGCTTCGGCCAGCTCGACCTGCCGCATGAAGACATCCTCGCCATCGGCCGCCAAACCGGCATCATCCACTTCGTTGCCGGTTTCATCATCCCGCTGATCGGCCTCAGCTTTATCGTGTCATGGCAGGAAATCCGCAAAAACCTCGGCTTCATCTACATCGCCATCCTTTCCTGCACCATCCCCTACGTCATTTTGGCGCAGGTGAACGAAGAGTTTCCCTCGCTTGTCGCCGGCGCCATCGGCCTCTTGGTTTCCGTGTTCGCCGCCAACCACGGCTGGGGCTTGAGCAAAGAACACGCCAAAGACCCGAACGCGGAAAAAGTGTCCGCAGGCCAGGTCGCCAAAGCCCTTGCCCCGCTGGGCATGCTGATCGGCATGCTCGTCGTCACCCGCATCAAACAAATCGGCCTCAAAGGCCTGATGACTAGCACCGAACCCTGGTTTTCCTTCTCCCTGCCCTTCGGCCTGTCCGACATTACCGTCACCCAATCGCTGACCTTTGTCTTCGGCAACATCTTCGGCACGGGCGTAACGGAAAAATACCAAACCCTCTACGTGCCCGCGTGGATACCCTTCGTCATTACCGTTTGGATCTGCATCCTGCTCTACAAAACCAAATTCAAAGACGCCTGGAGCTTCTACGTCGCCACCTTCAACCAAACCAAAAAACCCCTGCTCGCCCTGATGGGCGCCCTCATCATGGTCAAACTCATGATGGTGGGCGGCGACAACTCCATGGTGAAAACCATCGGCAAAGAATTCGCCGGCATGGCCGGGCAGCACTGGGTTTATTTCTCCTCCTACCTCGGTGCCATCGGAGCCTTCTTCTCGGGCTCGAACACCGTGTCCAACCTCACCTTCGGCGCCATCCAGCAGCAGATTGCCGTCGATACCGGCCTCTCCGTCACCCTCATCCTCGCCCTGCAATCCGTCGGCGGCGCAATGGGCAATATGGTCTGCATCAACAACATCATCGCCGTCTGCTCCGTGTTGAACGTCAACAACGCCGAAGGCGCGATCATCAAAAAAACCGTCGTGCCCATGTTCATCTACGGCATCATCGCCGCCGTGATGGCCGTGATTGTTATGCCGCTGCTGCCTCTGTAA